From the genome of Effusibacillus lacus:
ACCAGTGAAATTGCCAGGGAAGCGGGAGTGGCGGAGGGAACCATCTTCCGTCATTTCAAGACGAAGAAGGATATCCTGCTGGCGCTGGTGGTTCCCACGTTCATGAAGTTTCTGACGCCTTATGTATTGAAGGACGTAAAGCGGATTCTTGAAGATTCATCCGTTAATACGAAGGAACTGATGCACCAGCTGTTCAAGAACCGGCTGGAATTGATTGAGAAGAACTGGGACAAGGTAAGGATTCTGTTTCAGGAAGCGACCTTCCACCCGGAGATCAAGGAAGCCCTGGTAGAGCACATTGGCCGCCGTGCCCGGGGAATGGCAGAGATCTTTATCAAGCAAAAAATGGAATCAGGCGAATTCCGGGAGCTGCCGGTGCATGCGGTGGCCCGGGCGGCTTTCTCCATGATGCTCGGATATATTGCTTTTAAGCACGTTCTGTTTGTGGACGAGATGGCCGAAATGGACGATGACAAAGAGATTGAAGTGATGATTGATATCTTTCTGAATGGTGTGGGGAAAAAGGACTAAGCGAAAAGGTGGATTCAAGGAACACCCTCTTTCACGAAGGGGTGTTTTTTCTTTTCAAACACGAACATATGTGCTATATTTTGTGTAGCCGATGCAATATGTTCCAAAAGCCCCATGCTAAAAAACTTTGAATGCTATATTTTTGATGTATGCTTGCGAGTCACAAAAATCGGGAGGTGGATTCATGGCAATCATGTTGGATCCTCAGTTCACAACCTTCACAGAGCAAAACCTGCCGAGAACAGCCGCTTTTCCCCGTCTGAGGTATATGGGTTCAAAATATAAGATGATCCCTTACTTGTCTTCTGTTCTTTCAAACATTCGCTTTGAAACCGCTCTTGACGCTTTTTCCGAAAGCGGGGTTGTAGCCTACTCGTTGAAAGAGATGGGCAAACAGGTAACAGCCAATGATTTTTTGCATTTTTCCTCCACCATCGCTAAAGCCATTGTTGAAAACCCAGGCGTTACCTTGTCGCAAGAGGACATGGAATTGTTGTTATCTCCAAACAAGGACGGACGCAACTTTATTCAAACGACGTTTCAAAATCTTTATTTTCCCCTTGAGGATCATCAATTTCTGGATTCCGTTTGGTCCCATATAGAAGATCTCCCTTTATACAAACGGGAAATCGCGCTGTCTGCCTTGTGTTTAGCCGCTGCCAGAAAGCAACCACGGGGAGTATTTACCATTACAGACTTGCGTTATGATGATGGAAGAAAGAATATGCACCTGCCACTTCGTGAGTTGTTTGTAAAAGCCGTGGAAGAGTATAACAATGCGGTTTTTGACAATGGCAAAATAAATTCGGTCATGTGCGAAGATATCTTTTCCATTGATCCATCGGGTTTTGATCTGGTTTACTTTGATCCTCCCTACGCGCCGCCCAAGGATGATGCAGATTATATCAAGAGATATCATTTTCTCGAGGGATTATCGCGCTACTGGCGAGATGTCAAGATCATGGAGAACACAAAGACAAAGAAAATTGAGAAGCGATACACACCGTTTGCCTATAAACGAACCATACGTGAAGCGCTAAGTAAATTATTCAGGAAATTTGAAAACAGCATAATTGTATTGTCTTATAGTTCAAACTCTGTTCCCGGAGAAAAAGAAATTTACGACCTGCTTCGCGAGGTCAAAGGGGATGTGGAGGTTTATTCCGTACCACATACCTATTCGTTTGGTACACATGAAACAGCCAAAAGACGTCAAGTAAACGAATATATCTTCGTGGCCAGGTGATCGAAGGGTATGCAAAACAACTTCCAAAGCTTTCTTACTTCTTTAAGCAATTTGGATACAATCGCTCCACGCCAGGACCCTGAAATGCAACAAAGAGTGGCTCAGATTGTGGAGGGTTTGCAAGATCTGCAAAAAGTAACGAAAGAAAGTATAGCCCGCTTTGTAGAAAGCCAGCCCGATGCTGTGCCTGTCATCGCCACTTGTGCCGGATTAGGGCAGGAGCAGTTAAAAAACCAGTTGCGCCTTTATCTGGGGACGAGTGGTTGGATTCAACTCGCCAAAAACCGTGCTGATGAGTTAATTTCAGTATTGGATGAGAAATTTGGTCTGATTCAACAGTTGCAGAAGGAGTTGGCAAGAGACTGGACATTCAGCGATATCCTTTTGGAGCAGCGGGCAATCACAATAGAATGCGAGAATGACTGATGAAAGGTGAGTTCCGGTGGCTATCCATTTGCGCGGGCACCATTTGCTGTGTCTTTTGGGGTATAGAGGAATCGGGTATTCTGAACAATTTGCAAGAAACATGTCCTCCGTTCATGACCGACTGCTTAAAGATCCGGAAACCGAAGTTTGCATTGTGCAGGGGCCCGATGATCTGTGTGCCTGTTTTCCCGACGATCAAGTTTATCATTGTGACGACGAACATGTCGGAACAAGGGATCAACGGATTCTGCAGCGACTGGGTTTGGAAATCGGAGAGGAGCTGACATGGGGAGAGATCCAAAGCAGAATTGCACGTCTTGTAAACCCGGAAGAAATTGCTGAGTGGTGCTTCACTTGTTCCTGGAGATCGCTGGGCTATTGTGAGGAAGGGGTTCGTCGGATTCGTGCTGGACATGGACTTGTTCCGCTTCCGGCCCGAATTCATGGCGTGGAGGTGTACGGAGTACAGGTCGATTCCCAAACCCGCTGTGGACATTACGCCTCGGACAGGGATATCATAGCCATTCGATTTCCTTGTTGTGATACTTATTATCCCTGTTACCAGTGCCATCAGGCAGTTGCCGGTCATCCCGCAGCCACCTGGAGTACGGAACAATTTGACCGGAAGGCGATTCTGTGCGGTGCTTGTGGCACGGAGTTAACCATTAACCAATACCTTGCATGTGATTCGGTTTGTCCATACTGCGGTTCCCAGTTGAATCCGGGCTGCAAGAATCACTACCATCTTTATTTTGAAAGATAGGAAGAAGAGTCCAAAGATGCCCGTGGACAAGGATGAGTGGAATTATACGGTGCCTGCCCTTAGTGAACACACAGCCAACATTAGGGAAATGATTGTGGCAGCGAATCCGGAGTATATCGAATTGTTGGAAGAAATTTCGACCAGAAAAGAAATTGCAGCGGAGGTTTATCATGAGTAACAATATGACCGTTGAACAAGCGATCAAGGAACTGACCCTACTGTTGCTATATCTGACTTCCTGGGAAGAAGACGAACCTTTCGGCAAGTTTCACAGAAGTTGGAAAGGGTATGATTTCGACGTGCTGAACGAGTTGACTGACGAGAATCTGATCACCGGCAGCCACAAAGCCAAGTCGGTTTATCTTACTGAGCAAGGTGTAGAGAAAGCGAAAGAGTTAGTAGAAAAGTATTTAGGCCGAAACAAGTAACTTTTCTCCCTTATGGTATTGCATTAGGGAGTGAAGTAATGGTGGTCTGGGTTTACTATGACACTTGGAAAACTATGAACGATCACTTGCGGACAAAGTGTTGGAAGAACCGCGATTGAGTAAACCTGTGCAAGAAAGTGGTGGACCAAGAACTTTTGCTGAAAGAATGGATTGGAGATGTGAAAAAATGAAAATCGGCAGAAATGATCCTTGTCCCTGTGGCAGCGGCAAAAAATACAAAAAATGCTGTATTCCAAAGTATGACAAACCGGTAGCGGTTCCGGCCCCGTCCCCAAGGGGAATTGCGGAATTATTTCGGGGGAATGATGAAGAGTTCCTAGATGAAAAAGATTTTTGGAGAAGCATGAATCAACTCGATAAAATGATGGCCGCAATGTGGACCCCAGATAAATTGAAGCGAATGAGTGATCAGGAAATTCTGGACAAGTTTTGCAGCTTGCAGATCCCAATGACCAAGGAGCAGTTCCTGCAGGATATATCCGATCAGGAAGATATTGATCCCGTGCTTGATCGCTGGCAACAAAGATATGCTTATCGCATCAGAGGATTTGACGAAGACTTCCCCCGCCTGGCAATACGTGAATTGTGGCGGCGTTGGGCACCCGATCACTTTGGCGCCTTTATGATTGATGACTTGATGGGGAAAATGGTGGAGTCCGAATCGGATGAACCCAAGATGCCCCAATTCGAACGGATTTGGACAGCGTTGAAAGAAAAAGTCATTCTGCCTTATGGCATTCGTTCCTTCGATGAACTTCGGGATCGGTTTGACTGGTTTTATGATGTGGAAAGCGTGTTTTTTGATTTTGAAGGCGATTTTGTTGCGGAATGCCGTGCAAACAGGGACAACAGAGATGGATCTTTTGCCTCTCTGATCACCATATATGAAGATATCCTGCGGACATTGCCCGAGTCCGATCTCCATAATCTGTTGAACATCCGCAGATCAATTGCGGAGGCGCACTTCTTCTCAGGCAACCATGAGAAAGGAGAAGTCTTGTTCCGGACCTTGACAGAAGAGCATCCCACATGGGTTTGGGGATATGTAGGGTGGGGAGACGTGTACACTAACCTCTACTCACTGCCGGAACTCTGCAACAAAGAAAAAGCTGAGGAAATTTATCGCCGGGGTCTTCGGTTTTGTGATCAAATGGACCGGGAAATCCTTGAAGAAAGGCTTAATGATCTGTAAGAACAGGGAGGCTTCTCGCTGTCTGTCCAGAAGCGAAGAAGCCAGACGGGTCAGCAAGACTTACGCCCTTTTGTCGCTTCGTTGGTTGGGAGTCGAAGGGAATGTGCGTATACTTCTGGAAAGGAGAGTTCTGGATATGCAATGGTCAGAAGTTCGCAAATTATATCCGGAGCAATGGGTGCTTTTAGAGGAATTGAAGTCATATGAAGACAACAATGAGGTTTACGTGGAAAATAAGTGGATTGATATTTTTTGCCAGAATGATTGTTATATTGATTTTGGCCTACTAGACGAGCATTCCGATATTAATGGTTTGATCGGATTAGACATCCGATCGGGTGAGCCTTACGAACTGGCGAATGTATTTGAAGCGGAAGATACCCTGCATTCGGAGAGAATTCCTTGTGTATCTTTTGTTGTCAAAGAAGGATTGAAGATCGGTTGAAGACAGCCATCCGGGCTGTCCTCTTTGTCTTCCGAATCAAATAATTTCTAAAGACGCTGCACAACATCATTGGCAATGTAAAAGCGTACATTCAGGGGACATATCATGGCTTGGGGCCTAAGCATCTTCAGGAGTACTTTGACGAGTTCTGCTTCCGGTTTAACCGACGCTTGAATCCGAACGAAATCTTTGATCGGCTGTTGAATGCATGTGTTTTGGCGTCGCCCCATCCGATGTCCTGAGGTAAGTGCATAGTCAGAACAGTTGTTCCCGATTGATTGCAGAAGCACTTGGAAACGGTGCGAAGAAGGAGGAAAGCATCAGTGGAAAAACAAGCTTCATCAGGCGTGATTGTAATGAATGACCGGTATTCTGAAATAGACGAATTGCTTGTATATATTCAGGATCATATTTATGAACCGCTTAGCCAGCCTTGCTTCCTACAGCCCTTACCATTTCGCGCGAATCTTTAAGGAACGGGTAGGCCTTCCGCCATTGTATTATATTTCGTCGCTTCGTCTGCAGAAAGCGAAAGATCTGTTGCTGCGCTCGAATCTGAGCATTCGCGATATCGCTTTGGAAATCGGACAACAAAGCTTGGGTACTTTCACGACCCGATTCACCGAGCGGGTAGGCGTCACGCCGTCCCAATTCCGTGATTCACCGCCGCTTGCGGACAGCTATTTCCGGTCTTTGCGAAAGCTCGACAGTTGGATTACGACGTTTATCTATACCAGTCAACACGGCACAATTCAAGGTACCGTGCAAGCCGACACG
Proteins encoded in this window:
- a CDS encoding DUF1284 domain-containing protein, coding for MAIHLRGHHLLCLLGYRGIGYSEQFARNMSSVHDRLLKDPETEVCIVQGPDDLCACFPDDQVYHCDDEHVGTRDQRILQRLGLEIGEELTWGEIQSRIARLVNPEEIAEWCFTCSWRSLGYCEEGVRRIRAGHGLVPLPARIHGVEVYGVQVDSQTRCGHYASDRDIIAIRFPCCDTYYPCYQCHQAVAGHPAATWSTEQFDRKAILCGACGTELTINQYLACDSVCPYCGSQLNPGCKNHYHLYFER
- a CDS encoding TetR/AcrR family transcriptional regulator encodes the protein MDKFDDLMAEWLKDMKDEDQMTEKQRRILEASIKLFSEKGFHAASTSEIAREAGVAEGTIFRHFKTKKDILLALVVPTFMKFLTPYVLKDVKRILEDSSVNTKELMHQLFKNRLELIEKNWDKVRILFQEATFHPEIKEALVEHIGRRARGMAEIFIKQKMESGEFRELPVHAVARAAFSMMLGYIAFKHVLFVDEMAEMDDDKEIEVMIDIFLNGVGKKD
- a CDS encoding DUF6429 family protein, encoding MSNNMTVEQAIKELTLLLLYLTSWEEDEPFGKFHRSWKGYDFDVLNELTDENLITGSHKAKSVYLTEQGVEKAKELVEKYLGRNK
- a CDS encoding DNA adenine methylase, yielding MAIMLDPQFTTFTEQNLPRTAAFPRLRYMGSKYKMIPYLSSVLSNIRFETALDAFSESGVVAYSLKEMGKQVTANDFLHFSSTIAKAIVENPGVTLSQEDMELLLSPNKDGRNFIQTTFQNLYFPLEDHQFLDSVWSHIEDLPLYKREIALSALCLAAARKQPRGVFTITDLRYDDGRKNMHLPLRELFVKAVEEYNNAVFDNGKINSVMCEDIFSIDPSGFDLVYFDPPYAPPKDDADYIKRYHFLEGLSRYWRDVKIMENTKTKKIEKRYTPFAYKRTIREALSKLFRKFENSIIVLSYSSNSVPGEKEIYDLLREVKGDVEVYSVPHTYSFGTHETAKRRQVNEYIFVAR